The Cytobacillus oceanisediminis genomic interval ATTCTTCCTTAAGCTCCTGCACAAGCTCCTCTACTTTTAAAGTGGAAATTGGGTCGAGTGCAGAAGTTGGCTCATCCATTAAAATGACATCCGGTTCAATTGCAAGACAGCGTGCAATGCATAGACGCTGCTGCTGTCCGCCTGATAAGCCGTACGCATTCTGGTTCAGGCGATCCTTTACCTCATCCCAGATTGCCGCTCCCCTTAAGCTTTTCTCAACAATTTCATCCAGGATTTTTTTATCACGGATTCCGTGTATTTTCGGCCCATATGCCACATTTTCATAAATAGACTTTGGAAAAGGATTTGGCTTTTGGAAAACCATGCCTACACTTGTTCTTAAATCCTCCACTTTAAAAGATTTATCAAGTATATTACGTTCACGGTATAAGATTTCACCGGAAATCTTTACTGTAGGCACAAGTTCAACCATGCGGTTCAGGGTTTTAATATAAGTGGATTTGCCGCATCCTGATGGACCGATGATGGCTGTTACTTCATTTTCATTAATGGCCAAATTAATATTTTTTAACGCATGGCCCTCCCCGTACCAAAGGTTAAGATCTTTTGTATGATAAACTACTTTTTTATTTTCTTTTGCTTTTTGATCTAGATTAGCTGTTTTAGTATTCGGATTGGCTTTTTCTGTTATTACAGGCATTTTATAAAACCTCCCAGACTAATATCTTTTTTGGAATTTATTGCGGATCAAAATAGCGATTGAATTCATCGCAAACAATACAATCAATAATATAACGATAGTTGCAGCTGCCAGGTTGGCATATTCCGCTACTAGGGCAGAGTCAAGAGTCCAGTAATAAATCTGAACCGGCAATATCGTAAATTTATCAAAGATCCCATCAGGAACAGGTATTAACAATGCCGGAATACCGATAACAACCAATGGCGCTGTTTCACCGATTGCGCGTGACAGTGCAAGAATGACACCCGTAAGAATTCCCGGCAGAGAAGCGGGAAGGACTACATTTTTAATGGTCTGCCATTTTGTTGCACCCATACCGTAAGAAGCTTCTCTTAAGAATTGAGGAACTGCACGAATGGCTTCCTGGCTGGCAACTACTACAACAGGAAGAACCAGCAGTGCCATCGTAAGACCTCCTGCTAGAACTACAGAACCCAAATCCAATGCTCT includes:
- the pstB gene encoding phosphate ABC transporter ATP-binding protein PstB → MPVITEKANPNTKTANLDQKAKENKKVVYHTKDLNLWYGEGHALKNINLAINENEVTAIIGPSGCGKSTYIKTLNRMVELVPTVKISGEILYRERNILDKSFKVEDLRTSVGMVFQKPNPFPKSIYENVAYGPKIHGIRDKKILDEIVEKSLRGAAIWDEVKDRLNQNAYGLSGGQQQRLCIARCLAIEPDVILMDEPTSALDPISTLKVEELVQELKEEFSIIIVTHNMQQAARISDKTAFFLNGEVIEFAETDKIFSTPSDKRTEDYITGRFG
- the pstA gene encoding phosphate ABC transporter permease PstA produces the protein MKYVDSEQVHKKMGSRLLANNLAKTLFFLATLFGLVVLIVLIYRVLADGLGWINMDFLMNRLSTDPERAGIWGAITGTLWLMLVVAPVTMILGVGTAIYLEEYAAKGRISSFIKTNISNLAGVPSVVFGILGLTVFARALDLGSVVLAGGLTMALLVLPVVVVASQEAIRAVPQFLREASYGMGATKWQTIKNVVLPASLPGILTGVILALSRAIGETAPLVVIGIPALLIPVPDGIFDKFTILPVQIYYWTLDSALVAEYANLAAATIVILLIVLFAMNSIAILIRNKFQKRY